Proteins encoded together in one Quercus lobata isolate SW786 chromosome 3, ValleyOak3.0 Primary Assembly, whole genome shotgun sequence window:
- the LOC115980984 gene encoding uncharacterized protein LOC115980984 — MASINGHPLPSKFKLPSLDSYDGTRDPFDHIATFKTTMALQRVPDEIMCRAFPTTFKSPARVWFSKIPPNSVSSFEELSKLFVNNFIGGQRHKRSSSSLLTIEQGEKESLQLFITRFNREALSVDETDDKLLLAAFHNGVNSDLFIHKLYEKEPQSVVELVHSAQNFMNVKDAIITKKRKRFERVKANPSRHPKQGSHPKKGQTEERKDRDNKKPGSSTQNQQYTPLNMPLEQIRMDEADQEKTSFVTSQGLFCYKVMPFGLKNAGTTYQRLVNHMFHPQIGRNVEVYVDDMLVKS, encoded by the exons ATggcttccatcaacggtcaccctctaccatcaaagttcaagttaCCTTCTTTGGATTCATATGATGGAACGCGCGACCCGTTTGATCACATCGCCACCTTTAAGACTACCATGGCTCTTCAAAGGGTGCCCGACGAAataatgtgtagagccttccctactaCCTTCAAGAGCCCAGCACGAGTTTGgttcagcaaaatacccccaaattcggtaagttcttttgaagagttgagcAAGTTGTTTGTCAATAATTTCATTGGGGGACAGAGGCACAAGCGTTCCTCGTCCAGCTTGTTAACCATAGAGCAGGGGGAGAAAGAGAGCCTGCAGTTGTTCATCACCCGTTTCAACAGAGAAGCCCTGAGTGTGGACGAAACAGATGATAAGCTCCTATTGGCGGCCTTCCATAATGGGGTGAATTCGGATTTATTTATACATAAACTTTATGAAAAAGAGCCTCAGTCCGTGGTCGAactcgtccattcggctcaaaattttatgaatgtaaAAGACGCGATCATTActaagaagagaaagagatttGAGAGAGTAAAGGCAAACCCCAGTCGCCATCCCAAGCAAGGCTCTCATCCAAAGAAGGGACAGACGGAAGAAAGGAAAGACCGAGATAATAAAAAGCCAGGATCTTCAACACAGAACCAGCAATATACCCCTTTGAATATGCCACTTGAGCag ATAAGGATGGACGAGGCAGACCAAGAGAAAACATCTTTTGTCACCAGTCAAGGCTTATtctgttataaggtgatgccattTGGCTTAAAGAATGCAGGGACGACATATCAGAGAttggtcaaccacatgtttcATCCGCAGATTGGGCGGAATGTGgaagtctatgtagatgacatgctggtgaagagtTAG